In Sorghum bicolor cultivar BTx623 chromosome 8, Sorghum_bicolor_NCBIv3, whole genome shotgun sequence, one genomic interval encodes:
- the LOC110437607 gene encoding extensin-like: MKVSVEPPHADVSAEPSVCTSRDHQAATEQVHQQRSGSRVGRQVPRNPSTIAQTSFHAPTPLPFISLCRRRCPDLPFTRALAQISAGEPPLPLPPSPASLLPPPAPSYRPARPTPTGLLPPPAPSYPAPPTPAGPLPCASSPEKGHTTRPCCCPNIEEEAGGKKTRPPLLRPYCCSSGIWTVEAPAAPAPSCAGPCERVTATLTPARIVLHQTTMRLT, from the exons ATGAAGGTGTCAGTGGAGCCCCCTCACGCCGATGTATCAGCGGAG CCAAGTGTCTGTACCAGTCGAGATCATCAGGCGGCGACCGAGCAGGTGCACCAGCAGAGATCAGGCAGCCGCGTTGGCAGGCAGGTGCCGAG AAACCCTAGCACCATTGCCCAGACCTCCTTTCACGCGCCCACCCCTCTTCCTTTCATTTCTCTCTGCCGCCGCCGTTGCCCAGACCTTCCTTTCACGCGCGCCCTCGCTCAGATCTCCGCCGGCGAACCTCCGCTTCCCCTGCCGCCCTCCCCTGCGTCCCTACTGCCGCCCCCAGCTCCCTCCTATCGGCCGGCGCGGCCCACTCCTACCGGCCTGCTGCCGCCCCCAGCTCCCTCCTACCCCGCGCCGCCCACCCCTGCTGGCCCGCTGCCGTGCGCCTCATCACCGGAGAAGGGGCACACGACGCGTCCCTGCTGCTGCCCCAACATCGAAGAAGAGGCAGGAGGGAAGAAGACGCGTCCACCCCTGCTGCGTCCCTACTGCTGCTCGTCGGGGATTTGGACAGTGGAAGCCCCGGCCGCCCCTGCTCCCTCCTGCGCTGG GCCTTGTGAACGTGTGACTGCTACACTGACCCCAGCAAGGATTGTGCTGCACCAAACCACCATGAGGCTGACATAA
- the LOC110437458 gene encoding uncharacterized protein LOC110437458: MEIWDRHKAESMNRALEQRVQELEEERIAQGRTSVDVLSQHGSNLRQYVIPTPEGPTDEAHNVARLEEYENYYVENEGYDQYEEEDENLLPNRRAPARSTLNITNDTHVDMQERLPHSRPAVAGSARNMVTAPPSDIPQLHHHFANDTHVATEESLVAPRPFVARSTEDSLLPPRPVAARSAEENLLPPRPVAARLTKESLLPPRPAANDKHVGTDKSLLPHRHDAAHSPINKTTTATNDVPRLHDDLVGKDVILYTILRSELPVAKGTVISTNPNTIVGGQPLGNEYCEVVVDVVMKRDAMLPRTYGGMLTMASALNMSIAWPFNKVKECRKREGKKASSTPLKGTAGSAGHKSVS; encoded by the exons ATGGAAATTTGGGATCGACACAAAGCTGAAAGTATGAATAGAGCTCTTGAGCAACGTGTTCAGGAATTGGAAGAGGAAAGGATAGCACAAGGAAGGACAAGTGTTGATGTCCTATCACAGCATGGCTCTAATTTACGACAGTATGTG ATTCCAACACCTGAAGGACCTACCGATGAGGCACATAATGTTGCTCGGCTTGAAGAATATGAAAATTATTATGTAGAGAATGAAGGCTATGATCAGTATGAAGAGGAGGATGAGAACTTGCTGCCTAATAGGCGCGCTCCAGCCCGATCAACTTTGAACATTACAAATGATACACAT GTTGACATGCAAGAGAGGTTGCCCCACTCTAGGCCTGCTGTAGCCGGATCAGCTAGAAACATGGTTACTGCACCACCAAGTGATATCCCTCAACTTCATCATCACTTTGCAAATGATACACAT GTTGCAACAGAAGAGAGCTTGGTGGCCCCTAGGCCTTTTGTAGCCCGGTCAACAGAAGATAGCTTGCTGCCCCCTAGGCCTGTGGCAGCTCGATCAGCAGAAGAGAACTTGCTGCCCCCTAGGCCTGTTGCGGCCCGACTAACAAAAGAGAGCTTGCTGCCCCCTAGGCCTGCTGCAAATGATAAACAT GTTGGGACTGACAAAAGCTTGCTCCCTCATAGACATGATGCAGCCCATTCACCTATAAACAAGACAACTACAGCAACAAATGATGTCCCTCGCCTTCATGATGACCTT GTTGGAAAGGATGTGATATTATATACTATATTGAGATCTGAGTTACCTGTGGCTAAGGGGACAGTCATTTCAACTAATCCAAACACTATTGTAGGAGGGCAGCCTCTTGGTAATGAATATTGTGAAGTAGTAGTCGATGTTGTGATGAAAAGAGATGCTATGCTGCCTCGGACTTATGGCGGGATGCTGACTATGGCTAGTGCTCTCAACATGAGCATTGCATGGCCATTCAATAAA GTAAAGGAATGCAGGAAGAGGGAAGGCAAGAAGGCATCTAGTACACCTCTCAAGGGCACAGCAG GAAGTGCTGGCCACAAGTCTGTCAGTTGA
- the LOC8066312 gene encoding protein RALF-like 22 — protein sequence MARLALALLLLLAVAASSASATGGSHHLDLDLGFLSSSSGARRRECRGTVAECLAAEESEEERLDLVSSPESHRRALYGNGYISYGALRRDNVPCSRRGASYYNCRPGGQANPYHRGCSRITRCRG from the coding sequence ATGGCTAGGCTCGCGCTGGCACTCCTGCTGCTGCTAGCCGTGGCGGCGTCTTCGGCGTCGGCCACGGGCGGGAGCCACCACCTGGACCTGGACCTGGgcttcctctcctcctcctccggggcCCGCCGGAGGGAGTGCCGCGGCACGGTGGCCGAGTGCCTCGCCGCGGAGGAGTCTGAGGAGGAACGTCTGGACCTGGTCTCCTCTCCCGAGTCCCACCGCCGCGCGCTGTACGGCAACGGGTACATCAGCTACGGCGCGCTGCGGCGGGACAACGTGCCCTGCTCCCGCCGCGGCGCCAGCTACTACAACTGCCGCCCCGGCGGCCAGGCCAACCCCTACCACCGCGGCTGCTCCCGCATCACCCGCTGCCGCGGCTGA
- the LOC8066313 gene encoding leucine-rich repeat extensin-like protein 3, which yields MEAARRATAAVVVRPRRCRNDSSLVYYLAAILLAAAAAATAAAALSDAEASHIARRQLLSLREGDGDLPDDFEFDIHVDVTFANERLRRAYVALQAWRRAIYSDPKNFTGGWVGADVCSYFGVTCVPALDDAKTTVVAGVDLNGGDIAGYLPAELGLLTDIAFFHINSNRFCGIIPKSFSRLALLHELDVSNNRLVGGFPDVVLQIPVLKYLDLRFNDFDGTLPPHLFDKDLDAIFVNSNRFVGFIPDNFGNSTATVVVLANNAFVGCIPRSVGRMAGTLDQLMLLNNRLDGCIPPELAELVNSTVVDVSGNALVGTLPEGLVNMTRLEQLDVSRNQLAGAVEERVCKLPALANFSFAHNFFSVEAEACVPSMDSPVALDDSGNCLHGGRPEQKSSLECTPVLAHPVDCRTNVCSKGPVPPSKKVHTPPDVSPQPLPPAPSPEKQPPKKSPPPRPVSPPPPPAPISSPPPRVKSPPPPAPVSLHPPPIKSPPPPVPVSSPPPPPVKSPPPPTPVSAPPPPVKSPPPPPVPVKSPPPPVKSPPPPPPVSSPPPPVNSPPPPAPLSSPPPPVKSPPPPAPVSSPPPPIKSPPPMRSPPPPMKSPPPPAPVSSPPPPPVKSPPPPALVSSPPPPVKSPPPPKQLPPPPAPVISPPPPMKSPPPPAPISSPPPPPVKSPPPPAPVISPPPPVKTPPPPAPVSSPPPPVRSPPPPVPVSSPPPPVTSPPPPPPVPVISPPPPTPARSPPPPVKSPPPPPPVSSPPPPVTSPPPPTPVSSPPPPVKSPPPPAPVSSPPPPAIVSSPPPPAPSLSPPPAPMEVILPPIMAQKYASPPPPQFQGY from the coding sequence ATGGAGGCCGCCCGCCGCGCCACGGCCGCGGTGGTGGTTCGCCCGCGCCGATGCCGGAACGACAGCAGCCTCGTCTACTACCTCGCCGCCATCCTGctcgcggcagcggcagcggccacggcggcggccgcgctCTCGGACGCCGAGGCGTCCCACATCGCGCGGCGGCAGCTGCTGTCCCTGCGTGAGGGCGACGGCGACCTCCCCGACGACTTCGAGTTCGACATCCACGTGGACGTCACCTTCGCCAACGAGCGCCTGCGCCGCGCGTACGTCGCGCTCCAGGCCTGGCGCCGCGCCATATACTCCGACCCCAAGAACTTCACCGGCGGCTGGGTCGGAGCCGACGTGTGCTCCTACTTCGGCGTCACGTGCGTCCCGGCCCTCGACGACGCCAAGACCACCGTCGTCGCGGGCGTCGACCTCAACGGCGGCGACATCGCGGGCTACCTCCCCGCCGAGCTCGGCCTGCTCACCGATATCGCCTTCTTCCACATCAACTCCAACCGCTtctgcggcatcatccccaagagcttcagccgcctcgcgctcctccACGAGCTCGACGTCAGCAACAACCGCCTCGTCGGCGGCTTCCCCGACGTCGTGCTGCAGATCCCCGTGCTCAAGTACCTCGACCTCCGGTTCAACGACTTCGACGGCACCCTGCCGCCGCACCTCTTCGACAAGGACCTCGACGCCATCTTCGTCAACAGCAACCGCTTCGTCGGCTTCATCCCGGACAACTTCGGCAACTCGACGGCCACCGTGGTGGTGCTCGCGAACAACGCCTTCGTAGGATGCATCCCTCGCAGCGTCGGCCGCATGGCCGGCACGCTCGACCAGCTCATGCTTCTCAACAACCGCCTCGACGGCTGCATCCCGCCGGAGCTCGCCGAGCTCGTCAACTCCACGGTGGTGGACGTCAGCGGGAACGCGCTCGTTGGCACGCTGCCGGAGGGGCTCGTCAACATGACCAGGTTGGAGCAGCTCGACGTGTCGCGGAACCAGCTCGCCGGCGCCGTGGAAGAGCGCGTCTGCAAGCTCCCGGCTCTCGCCAACTTCAGCTTCGCGCACAACTTCTTCAGCGTCGAGGCAGAGGCGTGCGTGCCGTCCATGGACTCGCCGGTGGCGCTCGACGACAGCGGCAACTGCCTCCATGGCGGGCGTCCAGAGCAGAAGTCGTCGCTTGAGTGCACGCCTGTGCTCGCGCACCCCGTCGATTGCCGCACCAACGTCTGTTCCAAGGGGCCCGTGCCACCGTCGAAGAAGGttcacacaccaccggatgtTAGTCCACAGCCGTTGCCACCGGCGCCATCACCGGAGAAACAACCACCAAAGAAGTCCCCGCCACCACGACCAGTGagcccaccaccgccgccggcaCCTATTAGTTCGCCACCTCCACGGGTGAAATCTCCACCGCCACCGGCACCTGTTAGCTTGCATCCCCCACCTATCAAATCCCCTCCACCACCGGTTCCGGTTagctcaccaccaccaccaccagtaaAATCACCCCCACCTCCAACACCGGTGAGTGCACCACCTCCACCAGTGAAATCACCTCCGCCACCACCGGTGCCGGTGAAATCACCTCCACCGCCAGTGAAatcaccacctcctccaccacctgTAAGTTCGCCACCGCCACCTGTAAATTCACCTCCCCCACCGGCTCCATTAAGCTCACCACCGCCTCCAGTGAAAtcccctccaccacctgctccaGTCagctcaccaccaccacctataAAATCACCTCCTCCAATGAGATCACCACCGCCCCCGATGAAAtcccctccaccacctgctccaGTTagctcaccaccaccaccaccagtaaaatcacctcctccaccggctCTAGTGAGCTCACCACCACCTCCGGTGAAATCTCCTCCACCACCTAAACAATTACCGCCTCCACCGGCTCCTGTGATTTCACCACCGCCTCCCATGAAATCCCCTCCACCACCGGCACCTATTagctcaccaccaccaccacctgtaaaatcacctcctccaccggctCCTGTGATTTCACCACCACCTCCAGTGAAAACCCCTCCACCACCGGCACCAGTTagctcaccaccaccacctgtaAGATCACCTCCCCCGCCAGTTCCAGTGAGCTCACCACCTCCACCTGTAAcatctccacctccacctccaccagtACCGGTCATATCACCTCCACCGCCAACTCCGGCAAGATCTCCACCTCCACCAGTGAagtctccaccaccaccacctccggtAAGCTCTCCACCACCACCAGTGACCTCACCACCTCCACCAACACCTGTGAGCTCACCACCTCCTCCAGTAAAGTCCCCTCCTCCACCTGCACCGGTCAGCTCTCCACCACCACCTGCTATAGTGAGCTCACCGCCTCCACCGGCACCATCATTAAGTCCACCACCGGCTCCTATGGAAGTCATCTTGCCACCAATCATGGCGCAGAAGTACGCGTCGCCGCCACCGCCTCAGTTCCAAGGATACTAA